The sequence below is a genomic window from Lolium perenne isolate Kyuss_39 chromosome 7, Kyuss_2.0, whole genome shotgun sequence.
aggaatttcttgcctagatgagcctaaTTTGGACAAAGtatccgcggcttcgttttctgcgcgtggcacatggtggaactcgCAACCTTCGaaaaagccggcaatcttttgcacgtgaaaccggtatgaggccatgtttgcatcttttgcgtcccagtctccggaacactgctgcaccaccagatctgaatctccataacaAAGGATCCGGTGTGCGCCGATTTCCTTTGCCACCTTGAGGCCATGAACTAAAGCCTCGTATtcagccacattgttggatgctctGAAGTGtatttgcagaacataccggagatgatctcccttaggcgaggtgagtaccacaccggcgcctagaccttccttgagcttggacccatcaaagtgcatcttccagtattctatcttttggtctggcggtttgtattgcatttccgcccaatcgacaAGAAAGTCAGCCAGCGCTTGcgactttatggcatctctcctttcgtatTCCGGTACGTAGGGCGATatttggattgcccattttgcgatcctgccgcttgcgtctttgttacacatgatatcggaaatgggagcctcactcaccaccttcatggggtgttcctcgaagtagtgtttaagctttgtggcggccatgaacacgccataagtcattttttggaaatgagggtagttttgtttcgagagggagagcacctcgctcaggtagtataccggtcgctgcacggtttttccttcctcttctctttcgactacaactactacactcacaacccggtttgttgccgcgatgtacaacaacatgggctccctttccagAGGCGAAGCCAGTATGGGCGCGGTAGCCAGCATCTTTTTtagttctttaaacgctgcgtctgcctgaggggtccagacgaacgtatcggattttttcatcaaagcatagaggggaagagctttttctcccaacctgcttacgaaccggcttagcgatgccaagcttccggtaaatttctgcacgtcttttagatcgtgcggtatggtcattctttcgattgcccggatttttaccggattcacttCTATGCCCCGACTTGATACAAGGAAACCAAGCAATTTGCCGGctggaacaccgaaggtgcattttgccggattgagcttcatccggaaccttcttaagttatcaaatgtttgctggagatcgtcgattaaggtttcttttctcttagtttttatcacgacgtcGTCCACGTATACCTGCATGTTTTTACCGATTTGATCATACAAACatttttgcatgcagcgctgatacgttgcaccagcgttgcgtaaaccgaaaggcatggtgacatagcaataagccccgtgcggggtgataaacgcagtctttatttggtcttcctttttcaaggggatttggtggaaaccggaataagcatccaggaaagacaacagttcacatcctgcggtggaatcaatcacttgatcgatccggggtagcgggaaaggatcttttgggcaagccttgttcaggttggtgtagtcgatgcacatgcgccatacctttggagcttttgcttcaaggttttcttctttcttcttttcgaccatcaccggattggctagccattcAGTGTGTAGCACCTCCACGATGAAACtggcaaccaacaactttgttacctcttctccaatgatctttcttctgtcttcagcaaaccggcgcagcggctgccttaccggcttggcatctttccggacattaagacagtgctcagccaactccctcggaacacccaccaagtcatcagtagaccaggcaaagatattccgattctcacggaggaagctggtgagcgcgctttcctatgcgtcactgaggccggcaccgatacggacggtgcgctctgggtgagccggatccagcacgatgtcctttgtttcattggttggcttgaatgctggTGTGCCCAAGCTtccgctcattgccgctaaactcaactgtgaagACTGAGCTAGCGCAAcagcagtttgcatccttcttttttcctctgcaatcaccagcgattcagctagatttgatccggcggaagcggtttccagcgaGACTTTGTAATTTCCTACCACAGTTAGGGGTCCGCAAGgccccggcatcttcatcttgagataggctgtgtgagttgaggccataaaGGCTGctagtgccggtctccccagcagcgcatgatagggactgtctaggtccactacctcgaacagaaggttttccacccggcaattgtcacgtccaccaaaggacacatccacccggacttttcccatgggcgaacaagacaaacccggaacgattccatggaaagtcGTGTGTGTTGGCTGTAGCATGTTTTCAGTTATCCCAAGTGTGCGcatagtgtgccggtacatgatgttgatgctactcccattgtctatcagcaccttgctgaatttgactcgagtgcttggcccatgcatgatggggtcaaccacaagagcataaccacctgGATTAGGCATTAGCTTTGGGTGATCCCTGAACGACCAgctgatctcttgatcagaccatagCATGTATTTTGGGACAGCTGGCATTActgcgtttacctccatggagcgacggtgcaagctttgccggtctgttggctcagttacgaacacgaCGCAGCACATGTCTGGATCATGGTAAATGTTCcgacctaaaggtgccggtggaggtggttggccgttGCCGTTTCCCACCTGGTGAACTTGTTGTGGCGGGGGCCGGTTCTGCGGGTTTACCGGTACGGCGTTTGGTCCGGtaagcggaggtggtggtggtagcctTCCGGCATCTTTTGCCGCGCTCTGGCCCATTAGCcttttggtccaggtacaatctttCGTCAAGTGGTTAGCCGGTCTTCCGGGGTTTGGTGTATGCCACCGACATGGTTgatccatagcggattccatggtgtatctttCCTCATTACTTTGCCAgggcttcttttcaacccattgtttctttggacccgcccacggctgcgatccggttttttgcctttggcttccgctggCGCCGGAATTTTCCTGCTCCGCGGCTACTTGttgcggaccataccttcgatccggaaactcttcccttcgtttgttttgccggttgtcccggtattgttcttgCCTCTGGTGCGGTTGGTTTTGTTCCGGATCAGCTTGTActgccggctgcattgggtctcccaatgcgtagctatcagcTACACGTATCATCtcagccaacgttgtcggcatgctccgctgtagcttttgccacaacggcgatcctcttctgcacccactactgaaccaagctatggcttgtgcctctatcacTCCTTCACAGGAGTTTCTTGTGGTGTTCCATCGAgctaggtaatcccggtctgtttcgtttgcGCGTTGCAcgcataaagcgagctgttgcggcctgtttggccttcgaTAGGTACTGCTaaaattgctcacgaaagcttcctcaaagtccagccagccgtttatgcttccggctggcaagttgttcagccagattcttgccggtcccactaGGTATGTGGGCACGATCCTTACCGCCCAACGACGATTTCCTCCTCCGGCTACAGTTCCTCCGCCACCGGCGACGTAGACCGCAGAaacataatccgcgagccagtcttccggcttagtggtgccatcgtatgtcttaGTGtcgcggggcaactggaagttgcgaaccggtggtccttctttcatgatccttggaccgaaGCATTTCGGGCCCGGAggtccttctgcctcgatcatttcagacagatacactctatccagacggtgccttgcatcccgatctggtaggcatctttcgcctaaccggcctcccaacgggttccggtagacCACAACTCTCTCATCTCCTGAGTCCACCTCTTCATATCTTTCCGgtgccgcggctcttgcctgccggtaccttggcggaggcatttctTCTTCCACGTACGCTGCTTTTGCAGCGCGGAAGttttgcccacttccttctctgcCGGCATACTCCTTTGCGGCATTGCCGTTTCCGGCGGGGGCATTTGTTTCCCCTTgattttttctaccggcctcataccgcccggcttgttgttttccggcaccgGCTtgctgctttccggcaagaaccgggtcGTACACCGTCATTTGGTGCGcatttgttttttcttttcttttgtccggatggggggacgacgcctgcccatgggacttgctaccggcattcctcgCGGAACGCAGAGATTTTGATGCCACAGCTTTGTTTATCTTAGCTTGCTGCTCTGCATTTTGCACCTCAATCATATCAAGCAACTCTTTTACGCGATCTTGCTGCTTCGCCAACGCGTCACCGGTAAGCGACTCACACAGttctactgcagccctagcagctttcaaggttttatccgggctactgtacttcggCCTTTCTacaatgctaacagatgcagaggcacttttgccggtaagaacttctttgcgcaaatcttgctcTAGATTGCgaccttttagccggttttccggctgcctagccggatgagcgctaacggaagcaaagccatgggcagcgttgtactcacgtagggttaggttcagctcgcgctgcgcccggatgatgtccttgccgttctcgagcagcctctggcgctgcgcctccagctccgcctgagccgctgccgggtcgatgttctgcgcgatgggtgtGGCGAGGAcgatcatcgccgcttggagcggagtTTCCGGTGGCGCTGCGGAGGTACCGGCACCCACCTGGTCGCGCTCGGttggcggcttggccgtgcgcgtggactttGTTGTTGCAGCCGCATCTGCCGCAGCTCCTTTGCCGGTGTCGCCCGTGCCGATGACCAGCacttcgacgctgccggcggcatgGCCGTTGGGGAGCGCAGACCTTGGAGGGTCCggggccaccagcaccggcgagaggcgctggcgctccggaacggtgccgtagtagacgcggaagctcccgAGCTCGACGGTGTGCTTCTTCTTGGGGTACTTACCGCCGCTGGCGAAGTAGCCGGTGTTGTCGTTGAGGTAGTCCATGCCGAGGACGTGGTCGACGAGAGCggtgacgacgcgctcgccgtcgacggtgaggaggcccgcccgaatgtgtactccagcaagcgcagctgctggccccacggtgggcgccaactgtcgtcgtggtgaacgagcagatgccatgggatggcttgagttggtgtcgtggtatcgtcacggcatatgccatagggtggctaatcgaagtggttcctgagggatctcacggcggtatccggatgcgggtatgggcacgagcgacacggcgacgtacccaggttcgaggccctccgatggaggtaaaacctctactcctgctatgagtgtatatgatgatcacacgatacaatggtgctcctagagctgtgtccggctgctcctgagaggctaagggagacgatggtctctctcacagggcagctctgtaggtgggtgaaagtaataaatgatcgatcccctgcacgagagggggtagtgcggcttatataggcaccggcactttacatataagaccctatagtttactggccggcttggccggctccggcttccgctccttcccgaggcggtgacgtcaggagtggttgaggcatcgtggcctgtcccatccgactgccacggtcagcggtatggagaggaggtgtccctgtctccgtcagccactgtagccagtacggatcgtcgtaagccctgacggcctgtccggcgcgtggcactattgctccacagtgccccgcgctttacggaagatggagtcagcgtggactttgggaacccggatcaccaacccggttccttccagtgcaagactcgccagcctcgagtcggtctgaggtacaaaccccagtcggatatggcttgtagaagccggcccagctacagcattggtggccgcagccaggccgactaggacctagagccaaccggcttccggaccagccggccacggcgccagccggctgctcctcagccggcctttgccgcgagccggccggtggccagccggctgctccacgtccattgccctatccggggtcttccccccgacattagcccccgaagctggcaaggtcctgcgtttagaaggacctaggcaggttttcctggcctcttgaatatatttgacggcacttggaggggccgactgaggatttcctttcagccggctgcgccctcatccggctcgttcctgccggctgctcccagccggccgctttttacacttgtatagtttttgctttctcgcaagatctgatggcgtctccgccttgctgacgaATTTTGGTTCGGATGGAACTtatcgtccggctccggcttgcggcgcgccggagtctccgccgcctcgggccctgcgcccgacttgactggtctgacgcctggcctggcggtcggttcgtctggtcacatcaatgtccctccggatccggtgcggtagtgggcgacgtggtgtggccgtttctggtaacggtagcggtcgtgggaggagttacggcgcagtaaatccggagacgtggcccacgtcggccacttggaggccaaccgcccgccgcggtcggctataaatgctgcgggggcggtatcgaggcggcacttgcccctttcttcctcctcgcgctcctgcctcgCTCCTTCTCTTCACTCGAGCTCCTCGCTGCTTCGACGCCGTTCCTCTTCCGTTCTTCTAGCGAACCTCAGCGAGCGGTTGCCCCGACGATCTTCCGCCGAGCTGCCGCCGCaaacccgccaatccggcgccacggggccacgcgcatcgacggcgcgcccttctccaccgcgatctcctccggcgaggagcggctcttcttcgcccttccgcctctcctggacctcctcttcttcttcgtcctcgatggcccagccgagcggctcctggaagggttcctatatgcaggaggacgacattgcccggctcgtgcgcctccgccgcatcccggcgggggtgattaccagggcgccgggcgcggagaaggagcctcggccggagcccggcgaacgcgtggtcttcggcgcgcatcttgaccgcggattgggtctgccggcttccaacttctttcgccggttcctcgaccacttcggcctgcagccgcaccacctgccggccaacgccatgatcctcctcagctgctacgtggccttcatggaaggctacgccggcttgtggtcggacgtggagttttggagccggctcttctacatcaaggcgcagacgaccgaaggccgcctgaggacctgcggcgccgcctccatctatcctcgcacgggtacgtccttcccgcggattccgactgtcgattctgtaaagaattggcagatgtctttcttttatgtgcggaacgagagcccggccttcgaccggctcaacctgccggaatacaacccggccccgccagtcggccggatcaactggggctacaaccccaagtcctcggacccggacgcggaggtgaacctctGTGGGACTTCTGGGCGAGTGCGTCGCGGagggccggctgagtgccgaggacctcctctgcacctacatctcgcgccgggtcataccgctccagtggcgcgtccacaagatcggccatatgtccggccggctcgacccgacacggacgtcgaaggtggagctctccaagtcccaggtggctcaccgggtgaacaacatcaccaaggccaacatgccggacaactggAATTGGGGGCTGCCGCCTTACAGCCGGGAGCAGCCGCCTGAACTGGTAAGTTTAACGTTTTTGCcgtcttccggcttgcggctgcgtggccgacttgatatttatcttgttgttttcagcttttcacccgccaaggcatcgaggatggcgacttggcgacgaaggtctggacgccggatcacatcgacccggctgacctagccggcgaccaagccggcgacgacgatctgccggtggtgcaggatcagggcggccagggggagcataacccgccgccctcgcctgagcatgagcaggagcaggagcaggagcaggagcaggagcaggcggagccggcccaatccggcacggggcccatcccggcggtgcctctgcgcgcggtgccgcctacgagcacggcgacttctgcgccgaaggggaggaagcgggccggcgtcgggtctacggccgcttcggaggcgagggccaagaaacagcgccggctggcgcccaagaaggtcccggagaaagccgggtgagttctttttcctttgttgtttgattccttttctttccttcctctctgtacttatcttttcttgcttgttcaactagggccgcgattaagtttacccagggaggcggctctcggcaggctcctcccgtcacgtcgccgcttcagcggcaaaggagggagccaaccccgcaaccttcagcacgcgcgcgcacgccgccggctgctaacgtgccgcctgtggccacgccaccttctgcgggggcgtcttcttctgccgcgccttctgcggcgcctggcggcggagaccagggtcagtcggcgcgccggccgaccctagacgacatgttcccgcgccgcgccccgtttgtggagcaggcagccggagctggcaggggcatgccatctgcggctggagctggagctggagctggtggggctgcgccgccttcgaccggagtcggcaGGCCCGCGCCCAACGTCATGGTGCTGGAGAGCTCCCCGGAAGGAGCGCCTcaagcgccggatgcgacggctcccaccgggccgactgcttcgaccgcgccgcctccagcttcggagccgacgaggagggagccgaccgggaaggagccggcgagggaggagccagcgcgctcgaaggacgccgactcccgggcgCTGGTAAGGACGAAGGGCCCGCCGGGCCCAactgagggccttcatgtggccaagggggcccggctgctgcatgtgccgtctgcctctgactccagccttggctcggctggcaccatggaggctgcgtggcacaaggcggattcttgcgaggtgttcaaccgggagggacagcctggtgcggcgcccatgaagatggtcttctccggctaccgggccagccttaagaacaaggccgccgaggcccttgcccagctagcaacactggaggatgctgacaaggtaggtgtcttcttgtttttgcaattttgttattatcctggtagccctccgaggcatggtccggctgcttggagccggtccgggtttcgtctggatatctgattgtttctttcaggcggttacggagcgatgcaccgtcttgtacaacaaggtggtgactagctaccacaaggccaagatcgagcgagccggcttggctcgcgagctggaggctgtcaagggtgaggccttctctcttttgacttgcttttcctgtgagtttcttttttactgacggcccatttttgccggcttgcagctgaggccgcccggatcccgcagcttgagtcggacctccgagttgcccgcgctcaatgcgccacaagtgaggaagcgaaccgggctgctgccgccaagctgaaggtggctgacggggagctgaaacggctgcgccttcttgaggctaaccatctcaaggaacttgccgccctcaagaaggaacaggaggaaaagctggagggtctgagcaagcggttggaggaggtggagcggcaacggctttcgctccagcaagaggtgaccaccaagtccaacgagctgtcggccaccgccaagcggtggttgggggaacttagcgcgctcgaccgcggcttggcgggtgagtcttttgtcttatgccttcccttttgccggctttcggccgtcggctgccggcttaggttggcagccggcggcagaaacttgactttttcgaaatctccatcttcgggctgggggcagtcggttcttgccggctgccgccaggcttactttggaacttcggaatctccatcttcaggctgggggcagtcggatcttgccggctgccgccaggcttactttacgacttcgaaaatttgcatttttcagcttatttcggctttgatggcttctgacatgcttttcttctatgcagcggccttccctgaggcgcaggaggaggcgttagcggctgttggcagggcgcgggaggatcgccggcaggccactggggagcagagctccgactgcttcaccatggacgactatctggcgtccatcgccgcccgcgtggagccggtcaccaagcttggctgggagctgcggaaggcggcggaggagctggtccgactgctgtggccgacggagacgctgccggaagatctctccaatctcatcgcttggctggacagggctcccgaccgcttcttggactggaaggagtcggccacgcgcgccggagccgatatggcgctatcttttgtgctctcctggtataacgaggttagcctcgaccagttggagttccggcgcgccgacgtggaggacaagctcccggcggagaacaagactgctcggcttgcccgcgcctgcgccattgccgacttcgtcgacaagtccatcttcatcgcggacccgaatccgccgtctgacgacgaggaggaggaggctgaggacgaggaggcggacgacGTGCCCGTGGATGATCC
It includes:
- the LOC127316095 gene encoding uncharacterized protein; translation: MPDNWNWGLPPYSREQPPELVTEAARIPQLESDLRVARAQCATSEEANRAAAAKLKVADGELKRLRLLEANHLKELAALKKEQEEKLEGLSKRLEEVERQRLSLQQEVTTKSNELSATAKRWLGELSALDRGLAAAFPEAQEEALAAVGRAREDRRQATGEQSSDCFTMDDYLASIAARVEPVTKLGWELRKAAEELVRLLWPTETLPEDLSNLIAWLDRAPDRFLDWKESATRAGADMALSFVLSWYNEVSLDQLEFRRADVEDKLPAENKTARLARACAIADFVDKSIFIADPNPPSDDEEEEAEDEEADDVPVDDPAAGSADAPPASPGPAGA